From Pseudanabaena sp. PCC 6802, one genomic window encodes:
- a CDS encoding Uma2 family endonuclease encodes MIAIAPPSSQSEIIYPSSDGEPVAETYDHLYALLTTLEVLKQHLQAQKATVLANQFLYYAQGFPKLRVAPDVMVIFDVEPGGRDNYKIWEEGQVPKVIFEMTSKGTQSQDSEFKKDLYERIEVQEYWLFDPRGDWLEPQLQGYSLQGDTYVPITNGQSAILGLRLEVEDKLIAFYQLDTGARLLLPGELAKTLQAEIKRRMEAEILAEQERQRAEQERQRADDLEALLAKYRSQFGDL; translated from the coding sequence ATGATTGCGATCGCGCCTCCTTCTTCCCAAAGCGAAATTATCTACCCCTCTAGTGACGGCGAACCCGTGGCGGAAACCTACGACCATCTCTATGCTTTGCTGACGACCTTAGAAGTACTAAAACAACACCTGCAAGCACAAAAGGCAACAGTATTGGCTAACCAATTTCTTTATTATGCCCAGGGCTTCCCCAAACTGCGTGTCGCTCCTGATGTCATGGTTATCTTTGATGTAGAACCAGGCGGACGGGACAATTACAAAATTTGGGAGGAAGGACAAGTACCTAAAGTGATTTTTGAGATGACCTCCAAGGGTACGCAGTCGCAGGACAGCGAATTTAAGAAAGACTTGTACGAGCGCATAGAAGTACAGGAATACTGGTTGTTCGATCCCAGGGGGGACTGGCTGGAGCCACAACTACAGGGGTATAGCTTGCAAGGCGATACCTACGTCCCCATTACCAATGGGCAAAGCGCCATACTGGGACTGCGTCTGGAAGTCGAAGATAAACTCATCGCATTTTACCAACTGGATACGGGCGCAAGGCTATTGTTACCTGGCGAACTAGCAAAAACTCTACAAGCAGAAATAAAACGACGTATGGAAGCAGAAATCCTTGCCGAGCAAGAACGCCAACGCGCCGAGCAAGAACGCCAACGCGCGGATGATTTGGAGGCTCTACTGGCTAAGTACCGATCGCAGTTTGGAGATTTATAG